A stretch of the Mycobacterium sp. ITM-2016-00317 genome encodes the following:
- a CDS encoding TetR/AcrR family transcriptional regulator, protein MTGPTAERVESVKATLRKSARGSHRTEQVARAAAHLFQDYGYQNVSIDRIGAAVGLTGPAVYRHFKGKHEILVHALMSQVRLVDELHSAATEQGTTPEERLHLLIAGLADLTVNGNEATLWRREQRHLADVERKVFRRHFTDNHERIAAQILAHKPDLGQQKADLLGFAVLAMYSNTPDIRGTLPADRLQEIQTAIAWAIIDCPLPDTDPAATVTTAPMPRRPAGRRERIIDAAARLFNERGFYDVHIDDIARESEMSTATLYQHVASKTEVLRAVLERGAEGLLYVTADALAYATGPEEALDALIETYIRQAVGPYGRIMHILAADLLYLPEDEQQALRSAQREYLAEWVEVIEALSGGLTPHDARALTQAAIGVVTDITQNPDLRRRPQLVEELTAVVHAMVLPPGLEPA, encoded by the coding sequence ATGACAGGACCGACTGCCGAACGCGTGGAGTCCGTGAAGGCGACCCTGCGGAAGTCTGCACGCGGCAGCCATCGGACCGAGCAGGTGGCGCGGGCGGCCGCCCACCTGTTCCAGGACTACGGCTACCAGAATGTCAGCATCGACCGGATCGGCGCGGCCGTCGGCCTGACCGGCCCCGCGGTGTACCGGCATTTCAAGGGCAAGCACGAGATTCTGGTGCACGCGTTGATGAGCCAGGTGCGACTGGTCGACGAACTCCACTCCGCGGCGACCGAGCAGGGCACGACACCCGAAGAGCGCTTGCATCTGCTGATTGCCGGACTGGCGGACCTGACGGTCAACGGCAACGAAGCGACCCTGTGGCGTCGGGAACAGCGCCATCTCGCCGACGTCGAGCGGAAGGTGTTCCGGCGCCACTTCACCGACAACCACGAACGCATCGCCGCACAGATCCTGGCCCACAAACCCGACCTCGGCCAGCAGAAGGCCGATCTCCTCGGGTTCGCGGTCCTGGCAATGTATTCCAACACTCCGGACATCCGGGGCACCCTGCCTGCCGATCGCCTGCAGGAGATCCAGACCGCCATCGCATGGGCGATCATCGACTGTCCCCTTCCCGATACCGACCCGGCCGCCACCGTGACCACGGCGCCGATGCCCCGCCGGCCCGCAGGCCGCCGTGAGCGCATCATCGACGCGGCCGCACGCCTGTTCAACGAGCGCGGCTTCTACGACGTCCACATCGACGACATCGCCAGAGAGTCCGAGATGTCGACCGCCACGCTGTACCAGCACGTGGCGAGCAAGACGGAGGTGCTGCGCGCCGTCCTGGAACGCGGTGCGGAGGGTCTGCTCTACGTGACCGCCGACGCCCTGGCCTACGCCACGGGCCCCGAAGAGGCACTCGACGCGCTGATCGAGACCTACATCCGGCAGGCGGTGGGCCCGTACGGCCGGATCATGCACATCCTCGCAGCGGACCTGCTGTACCTACCCGAAGACGAGCAGCAGGCGCTGCGCAGCGCGCAGCGCGAATACCTGGCCGAGTGGGTGGAAGTCATCGAGGCGCTGTCCGGCGGTCTGACGCCCCACGACGCCCGCGCGCTCACGCAGGCCGCCATCGGTGTCGTCACCGACATCACCCAGAACCCGGACCTCCGCCGACGGCCTCAGCTCGTCGAGGAGCTCACGGCCGTCGTCCACGCCATGGTGCTGCCGCCCGGACTCGAACCGGCCTGA
- a CDS encoding acyl-CoA dehydrogenase family protein → MTETLTRDADTDSRLDDYLQRVRAITPLIRSEAEAMERAQTLSDAVRDALTEQNLHRMLIPTEFGGGGLLPSEGLRVYEEMAKADASTAWAFMATSWSTAEVLGYLEPEVAKDLMSRDEDFRVAGQLLPRYPATQVEGGLIVEGNFAFASGSDHATWIGAGVFVADEDGNAILGEDGQPQPRVAMFPKAEVDLKQNWDVWGLGATGSHDYRVDKKFVPNEHTIVTFGGTPYRSETIYKLSNEFVGPLPHVPVVLGIATRALELLAAVALKKFRPNYGGPIGEADIFKIEFARMEALLHAVRLAFYDLVESAEATVDAGHTRTPEQMARMRQQLAWSHEAMDTIVGFAHRWSGSQSIGRTSTLGRYVRDMQVATQHLLVDPKFLADAATDLLPIYAAAGA, encoded by the coding sequence ATGACAGAGACGCTGACCCGTGACGCCGACACCGACTCGCGGCTGGACGACTACCTGCAGCGCGTGCGCGCCATCACCCCGTTGATCCGGTCCGAAGCCGAGGCCATGGAGCGTGCGCAGACGCTGAGCGACGCCGTCCGCGATGCGCTCACCGAGCAGAACCTGCACCGCATGCTGATCCCGACCGAATTCGGCGGCGGCGGATTGCTCCCGAGTGAGGGTCTGCGTGTCTACGAAGAGATGGCCAAGGCCGACGCGTCGACCGCATGGGCGTTCATGGCGACCTCGTGGTCGACCGCCGAGGTGCTCGGCTACCTCGAGCCCGAGGTGGCCAAGGACCTGATGAGCCGGGACGAGGACTTCCGCGTCGCCGGACAGCTGCTCCCCCGATACCCGGCCACGCAGGTCGAGGGGGGTCTGATCGTCGAGGGCAACTTCGCGTTCGCCAGCGGATCGGACCACGCCACCTGGATCGGCGCCGGCGTGTTCGTCGCCGACGAGGACGGTAACGCGATCCTCGGCGAGGATGGGCAGCCGCAGCCCCGCGTCGCCATGTTCCCCAAGGCCGAGGTCGACCTCAAGCAGAACTGGGATGTCTGGGGCCTGGGCGCCACCGGCAGCCACGACTACCGGGTGGACAAGAAGTTCGTCCCCAACGAGCACACCATCGTCACCTTCGGCGGCACGCCCTACCGGTCGGAGACGATCTACAAGCTGTCCAACGAGTTCGTCGGCCCGCTGCCGCACGTCCCGGTCGTGCTCGGTATCGCGACCCGCGCGCTGGAACTGCTTGCCGCGGTGGCCCTCAAGAAGTTCCGGCCTAACTACGGCGGCCCGATCGGCGAGGCCGACATCTTCAAGATCGAGTTCGCCCGGATGGAGGCGCTGCTGCACGCCGTCCGGCTCGCGTTCTACGACCTCGTCGAGTCGGCCGAAGCCACTGTGGACGCCGGCCATACCCGCACCCCGGAACAGATGGCCCGGATGCGCCAGCAGCTGGCCTGGAGCCATGAGGCCATGGACACCATCGTCGGCTTCGCCCACCGCTGGAGCGGCAGCCAGAGCATCGGCCGGACAAGCACACTGGGCCGGTACGTGCGCGATATGCAGGTGGCTACCCAGCATCTGCTGGTGGATCCGAAGTTCTTGGCCGACGCAGCGACCGACCTGCTGCCCATCTACGCCGCGGCCGGGGCCTGA
- a CDS encoding histidine phosphatase family protein: protein MRRRSLYVYLGAVLTAFALLVGTALPAAAAELMRVTFVRHGQSLGNASGSIDSSTPGPILSENGYQQAEAVAARLGDKNYDAVYASSMVRTQLTAAPMSRYLGLPITVLPGLQEIEAGIYEGTPESEASSGYMLAPLAWALQGDLDARIPGSIDGHEFDARMGGALKAMYDNGDRNAVVFSHGAAMMFWTFMNVDNLTAAQKMELLRASLRNTADVVIEGNAEDGWKLVSWDGRQFSPERTFRAEVKLQRQTLKKQLSAVVQSIREAFATRDTVTIRTALNQGISNAKISVIKYKRAVRAEWIARVTKAVTRSTPAGGASSPAAVTASTETPQSESPRELAATPEVGEDEAPEVVSSARTAAVSTVKATRDDVEESGDTEPTGGVDSTDESEAEDSIEDPASEADLEADSGTAEAEAALAPTPARAPTPAMTTPAPTIPARSPTRTPTPERTTAETAATARAEIRNRKTKAPNHLGDWAPSSISRRNCIPCACQAQSAAWNAISARRGWAQAPAAA, encoded by the coding sequence GTGCGAAGACGTTCGCTGTACGTGTATCTGGGCGCCGTCCTCACGGCGTTCGCCCTGCTGGTGGGCACGGCGCTCCCGGCCGCCGCCGCGGAACTGATGCGGGTGACGTTCGTGCGTCACGGTCAGTCTCTCGGAAACGCCTCCGGCAGCATCGATTCGTCCACGCCGGGGCCGATACTCAGCGAGAACGGCTACCAACAGGCAGAAGCGGTCGCCGCCCGGCTCGGCGACAAGAACTATGACGCCGTGTACGCGTCGTCGATGGTCAGGACCCAGCTGACCGCGGCCCCGATGTCGCGCTACCTGGGCCTGCCCATCACCGTGCTGCCGGGCCTCCAGGAGATCGAGGCCGGCATCTACGAAGGGACACCGGAAAGCGAGGCTTCCAGCGGCTACATGCTGGCGCCGCTGGCATGGGCGCTTCAGGGCGACCTGGACGCGCGAATTCCCGGTTCCATCGACGGCCACGAATTCGACGCCAGGATGGGCGGGGCCTTGAAAGCCATGTACGACAACGGTGATCGCAATGCCGTTGTCTTCTCGCACGGTGCAGCGATGATGTTCTGGACGTTCATGAACGTCGACAACCTCACCGCAGCGCAGAAGATGGAGTTGCTGAGAGCCTCGCTGAGAAACACCGCGGACGTGGTGATCGAGGGAAATGCCGAGGACGGTTGGAAGCTGGTGAGCTGGGACGGCCGGCAGTTCAGCCCCGAGCGCACGTTCCGGGCCGAGGTGAAGCTGCAACGGCAGACGCTGAAGAAACAGCTGAGCGCGGTGGTCCAGTCGATTCGGGAGGCGTTCGCGACGCGGGACACCGTGACCATCCGCACGGCCCTCAACCAGGGCATCAGCAATGCGAAGATCTCCGTGATCAAGTACAAGCGGGCGGTGCGGGCCGAGTGGATCGCTCGGGTCACCAAGGCTGTCACGCGGTCGACGCCGGCAGGCGGTGCGTCGTCTCCGGCGGCGGTGACGGCATCCACGGAGACGCCGCAATCCGAGAGTCCCCGAGAACTCGCGGCGACACCTGAGGTCGGCGAAGACGAAGCCCCCGAGGTCGTTTCGTCGGCACGCACGGCCGCGGTGAGCACCGTCAAGGCGACTCGTGACGATGTCGAGGAGTCCGGCGACACCGAGCCGACCGGCGGTGTCGACTCGACCGACGAGTCCGAGGCCGAGGACAGCATCGAGGACCCGGCCTCCGAGGCGGACCTTGAGGCAGACTCGGGCACGGCGGAAGCCGAGGCCGCGCTGGCGCCGACACCGGCACGGGCACCGACACCGGCGATGACGACTCCGGCACCGACGATTCCGGCTCGGAGTCCGACGCGGACACCGACGCCGGAGCGGACGACGGCGGAGACGGCGGCGACAGCGAGAGCTGAGATCCGAAACCGAAAGACGAAGGCGCCCAATCACCTCGGTGATTGGGCGCCTTCTTCAATCTCTCGCCGAAATTGCATTCCATGCGCTTGTCAGGCGCAGAGCGCCGCATGGAATGCAATCTCGGCGCGCCGTGGCTGGGCTCAGGCCCCGGCCGCGGCGTAG
- a CDS encoding acetate--CoA ligase family protein yields the protein MTVVSHGEASRTGSGEQRTRSPLERLMNPTTVAVVGLSDKSPVAGFIAPTLNSEAEVHFVHPTAETVLGVPAHRTLGDISGPIDAVLSVMSAERTVALAEECADLDCGGLVVYAAGFSELGAEGAEFQRRLVEAAERGGMAVVGPNSLGYISVPRSLHLTASADYHPNAGGISIVSHSGAMIGGIAIAARQRTGVGISRLISAGNEATTDIADYLDFLATDPDTTAIGLVVEGIRRPAEFFRAARRCIAAGKPIVAVKLARNARTQQMAASHTGALAGSAWAYDVSFEHAGIQLAYDLEELVDRLALVSQLDPALWNPVQRIGVVAGTGGFASLAFDVATAEGLTLPPLDSLAEWVASTIPGITVPNPLDTTGFGATFWTDIVDRYVGSDELDAVVFVNMWSDSPLYRRLIDDVAAAARRYRKPVAIAAGSGAVGEFATEVVGDDGVAALGYGIRGTLRGLHTLGAFVRARQSAGDVVEAPAPIARPATHITDAGGSRFLPFAEIMSLLDRFGIPTAPYAVISGEDPVSAPAFAGPYAVKLADVAHRTELGAVALNVSAADLPEAVARMRGIAGDHAVSPVVAVQSMTASRGELLIGIDGSSELGPMVMLGLGGIFVEVLQRIGGRPAPLTKADAEALIEEFRDLRLLHGFRGSQPWHLDQLAEILVGLGNLAAAGHRWIESLDVNPLLVTEDGLVAVDALCIVRDDA from the coding sequence ATGACCGTCGTCTCCCACGGCGAAGCATCCCGCACCGGATCGGGCGAGCAGCGCACCCGTAGTCCGCTCGAGCGGCTGATGAACCCCACGACAGTGGCCGTCGTCGGGCTCAGCGACAAGTCCCCGGTGGCCGGGTTCATCGCCCCGACGCTCAACAGCGAGGCCGAGGTCCACTTCGTCCATCCCACGGCCGAGACCGTGCTGGGAGTGCCCGCGCACCGCACCCTCGGCGACATTTCCGGCCCCATCGATGCCGTGCTGTCGGTGATGTCGGCGGAGCGCACCGTGGCACTGGCGGAGGAATGTGCGGACCTCGATTGCGGCGGCCTGGTGGTGTACGCGGCAGGGTTCTCCGAGCTCGGCGCCGAAGGAGCCGAATTCCAGCGCAGGCTGGTCGAGGCCGCCGAGCGTGGCGGCATGGCCGTCGTGGGACCCAACAGTCTGGGCTACATCAGCGTGCCCCGCAGTCTGCACCTGACGGCCTCGGCCGACTACCACCCGAACGCGGGTGGTATCTCGATCGTGTCCCACAGTGGCGCGATGATCGGCGGTATCGCCATCGCCGCGCGGCAACGCACCGGCGTCGGGATCTCCCGGCTGATCTCGGCAGGCAACGAGGCGACCACGGACATCGCGGACTACCTCGATTTCCTCGCCACCGACCCGGACACCACCGCGATCGGTCTGGTCGTCGAGGGGATACGGCGCCCGGCGGAGTTCTTCCGCGCCGCCCGCCGCTGTATCGCCGCGGGTAAGCCGATCGTCGCGGTCAAGCTCGCCCGCAACGCGCGCACGCAGCAGATGGCGGCCTCGCACACCGGCGCGCTGGCCGGCAGCGCGTGGGCCTATGACGTGTCCTTCGAACACGCAGGCATCCAGCTCGCCTACGACCTCGAGGAACTCGTCGACAGGCTCGCTCTGGTCAGCCAACTGGACCCGGCGCTGTGGAACCCGGTGCAGCGCATCGGCGTCGTCGCAGGCACCGGCGGCTTCGCGTCCCTGGCGTTCGACGTCGCCACCGCGGAGGGGCTGACGCTGCCGCCGCTGGACAGCCTGGCCGAGTGGGTCGCGTCGACCATCCCCGGCATCACGGTCCCGAATCCGTTGGACACCACCGGCTTCGGCGCGACATTCTGGACCGACATCGTGGACCGCTATGTCGGTTCGGACGAACTCGACGCGGTGGTGTTCGTCAACATGTGGAGCGACTCCCCGCTGTACCGGCGCCTCATCGACGACGTCGCCGCCGCAGCCCGGCGCTATCGCAAGCCGGTGGCGATCGCTGCCGGGTCCGGCGCGGTCGGCGAGTTCGCCACCGAGGTGGTCGGCGACGACGGGGTTGCCGCACTCGGCTACGGGATCCGGGGGACACTGCGGGGCCTGCACACCCTGGGGGCGTTCGTCCGGGCTCGGCAGTCCGCCGGTGACGTCGTCGAGGCACCCGCCCCGATCGCCCGTCCGGCGACCCACATCACCGATGCCGGTGGCAGCCGGTTCCTGCCGTTCGCCGAAATCATGTCGCTGCTGGACCGTTTCGGGATCCCCACCGCGCCCTACGCCGTGATCAGCGGAGAGGATCCGGTCAGCGCACCGGCTTTCGCGGGTCCGTACGCGGTGAAACTGGCCGACGTCGCCCACCGCACCGAACTCGGCGCCGTGGCGTTGAACGTGTCGGCCGCCGACCTGCCCGAGGCGGTCGCCCGGATGCGCGGCATCGCCGGTGACCACGCGGTGTCACCGGTGGTGGCGGTCCAGTCGATGACCGCCTCACGCGGCGAACTGCTGATCGGGATCGACGGCAGCAGCGAGCTGGGTCCGATGGTGATGCTGGGCCTGGGCGGCATCTTCGTCGAGGTTCTGCAGCGCATCGGTGGGCGGCCGGCGCCGTTGACCAAGGCCGATGCCGAGGCCCTCATCGAGGAGTTCCGCGATCTGCGGCTGCTGCACGGATTCCGCGGATCGCAGCCGTGGCACCTCGATCAGCTGGCCGAGATACTGGTCGGGCTGGGCAATCTCGCCGCGGCCGGGCACCGGTGGATCGAATCGCTGGACGTGAATCCGCTGCTGGTCACCGAGGACGGTCTGGTGGCGGTCGACGCGCTGTGCATCGTCCGCGACGACGCCTAG
- a CDS encoding phosphotransferase family protein: MTATVEGETAMTDGTSAFLAELTAVLAAQVAGGRKVELVDVDQRGEGNSWETYLVTATWGQDQSASFAVKREPLSGIVGSYDVAREVALLRAAAGLGLPVPGVVAHRVGEPGNRGFFVMERLVGVVPMPHSVTRVITDPGDRAALGRRVAREMARLHAAAPESLTLPELDPPPAAADTGRVENRQWRQTYDEVASVRIPVLDLALAWLDHRADQVSGRVSLVHNDFRVGNLVVHPQDGSLIGILDWETAHFSDPIADLAWFFQRTSRGRSPLACKLLGIDEFLDEYAAAAEWRPDPASLTWWAVQSLTKTAIGCLQAVAIYERGDRPELRYANMAHSIYYSLGWLNQMLRDGEWGA; encoded by the coding sequence ATGACAGCGACGGTGGAAGGCGAGACCGCCATGACTGACGGCACATCGGCGTTCCTGGCGGAACTGACGGCGGTGCTCGCGGCGCAGGTGGCCGGGGGACGCAAGGTCGAGTTGGTCGACGTCGACCAGCGCGGCGAGGGCAACTCGTGGGAGACCTATCTGGTCACCGCCACGTGGGGTCAGGACCAGAGCGCGTCGTTCGCGGTCAAACGTGAACCGCTGAGCGGGATCGTGGGCAGCTACGACGTGGCGCGCGAGGTGGCGCTGCTGCGCGCGGCCGCCGGCCTGGGGCTGCCGGTGCCCGGGGTGGTCGCACACCGTGTCGGGGAACCGGGCAACCGCGGCTTCTTCGTGATGGAACGCCTCGTCGGCGTCGTCCCGATGCCGCACAGCGTCACGCGGGTCATCACCGACCCCGGGGACCGGGCCGCACTCGGCCGCCGGGTGGCACGCGAGATGGCCAGGCTGCACGCCGCCGCACCGGAGTCGTTGACCCTGCCCGAGCTCGACCCGCCGCCGGCGGCCGCAGACACCGGACGTGTCGAGAACCGGCAATGGCGGCAGACCTACGACGAGGTCGCGTCCGTCCGGATCCCGGTGCTGGACCTCGCGCTGGCCTGGCTGGATCACCGCGCCGACCAGGTGTCGGGGCGCGTTTCCCTGGTGCACAACGATTTCCGGGTAGGCAACCTGGTGGTGCACCCGCAGGACGGCAGCCTGATCGGCATCCTGGACTGGGAGACCGCCCATTTCAGCGATCCGATCGCCGACCTCGCCTGGTTCTTCCAGCGCACCTCTCGTGGCCGGTCGCCGCTGGCGTGCAAGCTGCTCGGCATCGACGAGTTCCTCGACGAGTACGCGGCGGCCGCCGAATGGCGTCCGGACCCGGCGAGCCTGACCTGGTGGGCGGTGCAGTCGCTGACCAAGACCGCCATCGGATGTCTGCAGGCCGTGGCGATCTACGAGCGTGGCGACCGTCCCGAACTCCGGTACGCGAACATGGCCCACAGCATCTACTACAGCCTCGGATGGCTCAATCAGATGCTCCGTGACGGAGAATGGGGAGCGTGA
- a CDS encoding SDR family oxidoreductase: MPLTRLWPRSFPPGGAKAYGAAIDDEAAVDAMVDAVRADLGPVDLVVSNAGTASKGQPVADTPVADFMSLLRVHALGPIHLIQRVLPDMRAAGRGDVVMISSSTVGEAPALSAPYTMAKAAMEMCVRTLAQEERAHNIRANIVAPGLVETEMGRRLVKAATGGGSIEDLAARYPFGRVCTPADVAGAVAFLVSADAEYVTGQRITVDGGGRSVSVV, translated from the coding sequence GTGCCGCTGACGAGGTTGTGGCCCAGATCGTTTCCGCCGGGGGGGGCCAAGGCCTACGGCGCGGCGATCGACGACGAGGCCGCCGTCGACGCGATGGTCGATGCGGTGCGCGCCGACCTCGGTCCGGTCGACCTCGTGGTGAGCAACGCGGGCACCGCGAGCAAGGGGCAGCCTGTCGCCGACACTCCGGTGGCCGACTTCATGTCGTTGCTCCGGGTGCACGCGCTGGGTCCCATCCATCTGATCCAGCGGGTGCTGCCCGACATGCGCGCGGCGGGCCGCGGCGACGTGGTGATGATCTCCAGCAGCACCGTCGGCGAGGCGCCTGCTCTGTCGGCGCCGTACACGATGGCCAAGGCCGCGATGGAGATGTGCGTCCGCACGCTCGCGCAAGAAGAACGCGCACACAACATCCGGGCCAATATCGTCGCGCCCGGCCTGGTGGAGACCGAGATGGGTCGGCGCCTGGTGAAGGCCGCGACCGGCGGCGGGTCGATCGAGGACCTGGCGGCGCGCTATCCGTTCGGCCGGGTCTGCACGCCCGCCGACGTGGCGGGCGCCGTGGCCTTCCTGGTGTCCGCCGACGCGGAATATGTGACGGGCCAGCGCATCACCGTGGACGGCGGCGGCCGCTCGGTCAGCGTCGTCTAG
- a CDS encoding alpha/beta hydrolase — protein sequence MARTEALARVEDMYVNGFPDPATATVDDLRTAYDELLLQFPLPAGVEPVEGMAGGIPVLSVTADGATRDKVLVWFHGGGYVLGSARGFQELGHTLSRASGVTVVLPDYRRAPENKFPAAVDDGVAALTDLVSTYGADSVVVGGDSAGGGLTLAALTVLRDRGAPLPAAAVFVSPLLDFTASGASVDLYDGSDIAVSRGSIANLGEAYLQGHDPRDPLASPVFAQLGGLPPSLFLVGSTEVLLDDSRRAAAAMSAAGGTAAVSEYDDMVHVWPLFSSILPEGRQAADEAGAFIRKHLVF from the coding sequence ATGGCGAGAACCGAGGCGTTGGCGCGGGTCGAGGACATGTACGTGAATGGCTTCCCGGACCCTGCGACCGCGACAGTGGACGACCTGCGCACTGCCTACGACGAGCTGCTGCTGCAGTTCCCCCTTCCGGCAGGGGTCGAACCCGTCGAGGGCATGGCCGGCGGAATCCCGGTGCTGTCCGTCACCGCCGACGGCGCCACCCGCGACAAGGTGCTCGTGTGGTTCCACGGCGGGGGATACGTCCTCGGCAGCGCCAGGGGATTCCAGGAGCTGGGCCACACCCTGTCGCGCGCTTCCGGGGTGACGGTCGTGCTGCCGGATTACCGGCGCGCTCCGGAGAACAAGTTTCCCGCTGCCGTCGACGACGGTGTCGCGGCACTCACGGACCTGGTGTCCACCTACGGCGCGGACAGTGTCGTGGTCGGGGGAGACTCCGCGGGCGGCGGGCTGACGCTCGCTGCGCTGACGGTCCTGCGCGACCGCGGGGCACCTCTGCCCGCGGCGGCGGTGTTTGTCTCACCGCTGCTGGACTTCACCGCGAGCGGTGCGAGCGTCGACCTGTACGACGGCAGTGACATCGCCGTCTCCCGTGGCTCCATCGCGAACCTGGGGGAGGCATACCTGCAGGGTCACGATCCGCGGGACCCGCTCGCCTCGCCGGTGTTCGCCCAACTGGGCGGACTCCCGCCGTCGCTCTTCCTCGTCGGTTCCACCGAGGTGCTGCTCGACGACTCGCGCCGCGCGGCGGCCGCGATGAGTGCCGCCGGTGGTACCGCGGCGGTGTCCGAGTACGACGACATGGTGCACGTGTGGCCGTTGTTCTCCTCGATCCTGCCCGAGGGCCGTCAGGCGGCCGATGAAGCAGGGGCGTTCATCCGGAAGCACCTCGTCTTCTAG
- a CDS encoding acyl-CoA dehydrogenase has product MSHYKTNLRDIEFNLFELLEREEVFGVAPYSEIDLDTAKFILREVERLSREDLAESFEDADRNPPVYDPVDKTVTMTPSFAATYKTWMDAEWWRLRVLPELGGTSAPNSLNWALAEFVLGANPALWTYVGIPTAARVIYRHGTERDKKIAQIAVDNRWGATMLLTEPDAGSDVGAGRTRAVANADGTWNIHGVKRFITAAEHDLADNILHLVLARPVGVDGVGGPGTKGLSLFLVPKNHFDLDTGELTGERNGAYATNVEKKMGMNVSTTCEVTLGDDEPARGWLLGEVHDGIAQMFEVIEDARMMVGCKAVATLSSGYLNALEYAKQRVQGADLTQTSDRSAPRVTITRHPDVRRSLLTQKAYAEGMRSLILYTASWQDEIAVKAAAGDDTGLAESVNDLLLPIVKGYGSERSWVILGTESLQTFGGSGYLRDYPIEQYVRDAKIDTVYEGTTAIQAQDLFFRKVVRDRSRALSHLLTEIRSFAGSSDPAGDLAAERALLAQAVADVEAIVAKMTADLAAAQDSADSIYRVGLNATRLLYVLGDVVVAWLLLRSARIAESALASAPGTSDIAFYRGKVSAARFFAREVLPTVAAQRAAAMTVDNFVMELDEAAF; this is encoded by the coding sequence ATGAGCCATTACAAGACCAATCTGCGTGACATCGAGTTCAACCTGTTCGAGCTGCTCGAACGGGAGGAAGTCTTCGGTGTTGCCCCCTATTCCGAGATCGACCTCGACACTGCGAAGTTCATCCTTCGCGAGGTCGAACGGCTGTCGCGTGAGGATCTCGCCGAGTCGTTCGAGGACGCCGATCGCAATCCGCCGGTGTACGACCCGGTCGACAAGACGGTCACGATGACGCCGTCGTTCGCGGCGACGTACAAGACGTGGATGGATGCCGAGTGGTGGCGGCTGCGTGTGCTGCCCGAACTGGGCGGCACCAGTGCGCCGAACTCGCTCAACTGGGCGCTGGCCGAGTTCGTCCTGGGAGCCAACCCGGCGCTGTGGACGTACGTCGGCATCCCGACCGCAGCCCGGGTGATCTACCGGCACGGCACCGAGCGGGACAAGAAGATCGCCCAGATCGCCGTCGACAATCGTTGGGGCGCAACGATGCTGCTGACCGAGCCGGATGCCGGCTCCGACGTCGGAGCCGGTAGGACCCGGGCGGTCGCCAACGCGGACGGCACCTGGAACATCCACGGCGTGAAGCGGTTCATCACCGCAGCCGAACACGACCTGGCGGACAACATCCTGCACCTCGTCCTGGCCAGGCCGGTGGGGGTGGACGGCGTCGGCGGGCCGGGGACGAAAGGTCTGAGCCTGTTCTTGGTCCCCAAGAACCACTTCGACCTCGACACCGGTGAACTCACGGGTGAGCGCAACGGCGCCTACGCCACGAACGTCGAGAAGAAGATGGGCATGAACGTGTCCACCACGTGCGAGGTGACGCTCGGCGACGACGAGCCGGCCCGCGGGTGGCTCCTCGGTGAGGTGCACGACGGTATCGCCCAGATGTTCGAGGTCATCGAGGATGCGCGCATGATGGTGGGCTGCAAGGCCGTCGCCACGCTGTCGAGCGGCTACCTGAACGCGCTGGAGTACGCCAAACAGCGGGTGCAGGGCGCCGACCTCACCCAGACCTCGGACAGGTCTGCCCCGCGGGTGACGATCACCCGTCATCCGGACGTCCGGCGCTCGCTGCTGACCCAGAAGGCTTACGCCGAGGGGATGCGCTCGCTGATCCTCTACACCGCGTCCTGGCAGGACGAGATCGCGGTGAAGGCGGCCGCAGGCGACGACACCGGTCTGGCCGAGTCCGTCAACGATCTTCTGCTGCCGATCGTGAAGGGCTACGGGTCGGAACGGTCCTGGGTGATCCTGGGCACCGAGTCGCTGCAGACCTTCGGGGGGTCGGGCTACCTGCGGGACTATCCCATCGAGCAGTACGTCCGCGACGCCAAGATCGACACGGTCTACGAGGGCACGACGGCGATCCAGGCGCAGGACCTGTTCTTCCGCAAGGTGGTTCGTGACCGGAGCCGGGCGCTGTCCCATCTGCTCACCGAGATCAGGAGTTTCGCGGGCTCATCGGACCCGGCCGGCGATCTGGCCGCCGAACGCGCACTGCTGGCCCAGGCGGTGGCCGACGTGGAAGCGATCGTCGCCAAGATGACCGCCGACCTGGCCGCCGCTCAGGACAGTGCCGATAGCATCTACCGGGTCGGCCTGAACGCGACCCGCCTGCTCTACGTCCTCGGTGATGTCGTCGTGGCGTGGTTGCTGCTGCGCAGCGCCCGCATCGCCGAGAGCGCCCTGGCATCAGCCCCGGGAACCTCCGACATTGCGTTCTACCGCGGGAAGGTCAGTGCCGCACGCTTCTTCGCGCGCGAGGTGCTGCCGACCGTCGCCGCCCAACGGGCAGCCGCGATGACGGTCGACAACTTCGTGATGGAGCTGGACGAGGCCGCCTTCTGA